The region CACCGGGTCCGATTTCAAAAAAAAGCCCGCACTAGGCGGTAATGCCGTTCAGTTAAGCAGGTTTTCGTAGAACGCGCGTGGCATAACGCTTTGGTTTAGCCTTGACGGCCCGGTCGAATTTTCGATCGGGCCGTTCGTCATTCAAGAGGCTAACCAGCCTTTCGCGCAGATGTTTCATTGACGCAGGCAGCTTGCCGTACGACCTAGTGACGGCGGCCCAGTGAAGTTCGAACTGGATCAGGTGGAAGGCCCGGATGAAGCTCACTTCGGTCGGTGCGCATTTGACTACCAAGGCGGCTTTGGCGATCTCCAGTCGGATCAAGTTATAGGCGATCAGGGTGCCCCAGATCTCCTGGTACACGCCATCTACCGTTTTTGAGCGCAGGGTAAGCGTGGCGCCAAGCATCGTCTGCTTGAGTTCGCGATAGCTTGTTTCGATGCCCCAGCGACGCTTGTAGCAGTTCTCGATATCGGCATGTTTGTAGCGGCGTCGGTCGCATAGCGAAGTGAGCAGGACACGCCTTCGCGCTTGTTCATCAACGACGGTAATGGCACGCGCCTCCCAAAACTCCGGCAATTGTGCACACTTGGCACGCGCCTGCGGTGACACGCGCATGCGCACTGTGAAGTCGTCGCCATCCTCAGTGCCCTCGATCACTTCCCAGCGTGTATTCGATTTGGCAGGGATGACGAAGTGGCGCTCACTTCCGCCTCGGGTTAGCGCGCACAGAATTTCAGCTGAGAGAAATCCGCGATCGAAGACGGTCAGCGAATCGTTGGGTATGCCATCGATCAGCCTTTTGGCGTACAGCATTTCGTTCGTGCCGTAAGGCCCAAACGCAGCGCTGTGAACAAGATGGGTTGACAACGCAGTGACGGTCACCCCGCGTACCTGAGGGTAGCTCGCGATGGCGCCACTGGAATAATTTTGTGCGCCGAAGTGTTCACGGGTCTCGTCATTGTCATGGGTCCGCAAAGTGGTCCCATCCATTGCAAAAAGTACCAATCCTTTGAACAGATACGAGCGACGATCCTGGCCGCACCAATGCTGTGCTGAGTGGTCGAACAGCCACTTCAACGGATCTGAGCCGAGGCGCTGGCGCGCCTGGGCAGCCGCGCTCTTGCTGACAAAAGGAGTCTGTGCATCTGGAACGGCCAAGCCGAGATCATCGAGGACCTCACTAATGGACTTGTGGCGATATAGTGCCAATGCCACCATCAGCCAGACTACCTGTTCGGCCGGTAGGCGACGATGGCGGATGCTCATTGCATCAGTATGCTGCACGGCTTGATCAATCCACTCGACCGGCAAGTGTTCGCCCAGCCGGCGCCAGTCAGGTGCTTCAAGGTGGTTAGCAAGGAAGTGGAGAGTATCGTTGAGCATAGCCAGGCAGGTTAACAGCAGACCCTGACGTTTACAAGCCCAAAATAAAAATGCCGTTCAGTCTTAACTGAACGGCATTACGCACTAGGCGGGCTTTTGCTTTGCTAACCCTGCTTACACAGTGGATGGCGCGTATTTCTTGGTGATCACCCATTGCTGGCCGATCGACAGGACGTTGTTGACGACCCAGTACAGTACCAGGCCCGACGGGAAGAAGAAGAACATCACCGAAAACGCCAAAGGCATGAACAGCATCATCTTCGCTTGCATCGGATCGGCAGGGGCCGGGTTCAGCTTGGTCGTGATGTACATCGAAATCGCGTACAGCACTGGCAGGATGCACCATGGGTCATGCTGGGCCAGGTCGGTGATCCAGCCTATCCATGGCGCGCCGCGG is a window of Janthinobacterium sp. J1-1 DNA encoding:
- a CDS encoding IS4 family transposase, producing MLNDTLHFLANHLEAPDWRRLGEHLPVEWIDQAVQHTDAMSIRHRRLPAEQVVWLMVALALYRHKSISEVLDDLGLAVPDAQTPFVSKSAAAQARQRLGSDPLKWLFDHSAQHWCGQDRRSYLFKGLVLFAMDGTTLRTHDNDETREHFGAQNYSSGAIASYPQVRGVTVTALSTHLVHSAAFGPYGTNEMLYAKRLIDGIPNDSLTVFDRGFLSAEILCALTRGGSERHFVIPAKSNTRWEVIEGTEDGDDFTVRMRVSPQARAKCAQLPEFWEARAITVVDEQARRRVLLTSLCDRRRYKHADIENCYKRRWGIETSYRELKQTMLGATLTLRSKTVDGVYQEIWGTLIAYNLIRLEIAKAALVVKCAPTEVSFIRAFHLIQFELHWAAVTRSYGKLPASMKHLRERLVSLLNDERPDRKFDRAVKAKPKRYATRVLRKPA